One window of Streptomyces sp. FIT100 genomic DNA carries:
- the fabG gene encoding 3-oxoacyl-ACP reductase FabG — protein MSTTEQRVAIVTGAARGIGAATAVRLAAEGRAVAVLDLDEAACKDTVEKITAAGGKAVAVGCDVSDSAQVEAAVERVAAELGAPVILVNNAGVLRDNLLFKMSESDWDTVVNVHLKGAFLMAKACQKHMVDAGFGRIVSLSSSSALGNRGQANYSAVKAGLQGFTKTLAKELGKFGVTANAVAPGFIVTEMTAQTAARVGMGFEEFQAAAATQIPVQRVGRPEDVANAIAFFTGDDAGFVSGQVMYVAGGPLN, from the coding sequence ATGTCCACCACCGAGCAGCGCGTTGCGATCGTGACCGGTGCCGCGCGCGGCATTGGCGCCGCCACCGCCGTGCGTCTGGCGGCCGAGGGCCGTGCCGTCGCCGTACTCGACCTCGACGAGGCGGCCTGCAAGGACACCGTCGAGAAGATCACCGCGGCCGGTGGCAAGGCCGTCGCGGTCGGCTGCGACGTCTCCGACTCCGCCCAGGTCGAGGCCGCCGTCGAGCGCGTCGCCGCCGAGCTCGGCGCGCCGGTGATCCTCGTCAACAACGCGGGCGTGCTCCGCGACAACCTGCTCTTCAAGATGAGCGAGTCCGACTGGGACACCGTGGTGAACGTGCATCTCAAGGGCGCGTTCCTGATGGCGAAGGCGTGCCAGAAGCACATGGTCGACGCGGGCTTCGGCCGGATCGTCTCGCTCTCCTCCAGCTCGGCGCTCGGCAACCGCGGCCAGGCCAACTACTCCGCCGTGAAGGCCGGTCTGCAGGGCTTCACCAAGACGCTCGCCAAGGAGCTCGGCAAGTTCGGCGTCACCGCCAACGCCGTGGCCCCCGGCTTCATCGTCACCGAGATGACCGCGCAGACGGCCGCGCGCGTGGGCATGGGCTTCGAGGAGTTCCAGGCCGCCGCCGCCACCCAGATCCCGGTGCAGCGAGTCGGCCGTCCCGAGGACGTCGCGAACGCCATCGCCTTCTTCACGGGCGACGACGCCGGATTC
- a CDS encoding DUF3037 domain-containing protein has product MSGRDVFEYAVLRVVPRVERGECFNAGVVVYCRAKSFVAARTYLDETKLKALDPRADVRGVRAALHAVEGICRGGDDAGQAAHDDAGRRFRWLIAPRSTVVQPGPVHTGLTADPAAEVEHLLDVLVR; this is encoded by the coding sequence GTGAGCGGGCGCGACGTCTTCGAATACGCGGTGCTCCGCGTCGTCCCGCGCGTCGAGCGCGGCGAGTGCTTCAACGCGGGCGTGGTGGTCTACTGCCGCGCCAAGTCCTTCGTGGCCGCCCGGACGTATCTGGACGAGACGAAGCTGAAGGCCCTGGACCCCCGGGCGGACGTCCGGGGCGTACGGGCCGCGCTCCACGCGGTCGAGGGAATCTGCCGTGGCGGGGATGATGCCGGGCAGGCGGCGCACGACGATGCGGGACGGCGCTTCCGCTGGCTGATCGCTCCCCGCTCGACGGTCGTGCAGCCCGGTCCCGTGCACACCGGACTGACGGCCGACCCCGCGGCCGAGGTCGAGCATCTGCTGGATGTGCTGGTGCGCTGA
- a CDS encoding HipA family kinase, which translates to MLTEVTAARYVTPLREGGSLPGIVEADDLGTYVMKFTGAGQGRKTLVAEVICGQLGRRLGLRVPELVQIQLDPVIGLSEPDQEVQELLKASGGLNLGMDFLPGSIGFDPLAYEVDAREAGRVVWFDALINNVDRSWRNPNMLVWHGELWLIDHGATMIWHHNWPGARASAAKPYDASDHALAPFGPDITAAAAELAPLVTEELLTEAAADVPDEWLVDEPGFDSTAALRRAYVETLLARADGIHERITLNAPSRPRPSGAPGWLTAHLTPWPHPTKQKEENR; encoded by the coding sequence ATGCTGACAGAGGTCACAGCGGCCCGCTACGTCACGCCTCTGCGTGAGGGCGGTTCGCTCCCGGGCATCGTCGAGGCCGACGATCTCGGTACGTACGTCATGAAGTTCACCGGCGCGGGACAGGGCCGCAAGACCCTGGTCGCCGAGGTCATCTGCGGGCAGCTCGGGCGGCGGCTCGGGCTGCGGGTTCCGGAGCTCGTGCAGATACAGCTCGACCCGGTCATCGGTCTGTCCGAGCCCGACCAGGAGGTGCAGGAGCTGCTGAAGGCCAGTGGCGGCCTCAACCTCGGGATGGACTTCCTGCCCGGCTCGATCGGCTTCGACCCGCTCGCGTACGAGGTGGACGCCCGGGAGGCGGGCCGGGTCGTCTGGTTCGACGCGCTGATCAACAACGTCGACCGGTCCTGGCGCAACCCCAACATGCTCGTCTGGCACGGTGAGCTCTGGCTCATCGACCACGGCGCCACGATGATCTGGCACCACAACTGGCCGGGCGCGCGGGCATCCGCCGCCAAGCCGTACGACGCCTCCGACCACGCTCTCGCGCCCTTCGGCCCCGACATCACGGCCGCGGCGGCCGAGCTGGCCCCGCTGGTCACCGAGGAGTTGCTGACCGAGGCGGCCGCCGACGTGCCCGACGAGTGGCTGGTCGACGAGCCCGGCTTCGACTCCACCGCCGCTTTGCGCCGCGCCTATGTGGAGACCCTGCTGGCGCGGGCGGACGGCATCCACGAGCGGATCACTCTGAACGCGCCGTCCAGGCCGCGGCCCTCGGGGGCCCCCGGCTGGCTGACCGCCCACCTCACCCCCTGGCCGCACCCGACGAAGCAGAAGGAAGAGAACCGGTGA